The window CGTGCCAATCGGTATCATGGGGTAAAGACAGTAAGTAAAGGCATGAAGAAAACAAGCAAATTGCACCAGAACAGATGTGCTTAAATTAACCAAGTGACAGTTTATACATCAGTCTCACAATGGCTGTCACATGAGGTGGGGGAAGAAAAGTACCATATGACTTAGTTGCTCAGAGGCTGAGGAGCAATCCCAGGAAACCTCAGAGAGGCCACGCCTTCTCACCCGCGCTGGCCACCCCTACTAGCCCGTTGCTGTCTCCTTGAGGACACTCTTCCTCTGACAGTGCTTGTGGcagggggccgggagggggggcTCTGGAGGTACTGGAAGGCACTCTGGCGGCCCACCTGTCTCTCTACGCAGTTAAAGGTGAGGGCCACTCCCACGTTGCTCTTCATGACTCTGGAGGAGCCATCGGATGTGCCATCAAAGCACCGGCCAAGTGCAATCTCCTTGGCTGTGCGAGGGTCCTGGTCGGTGACAGTATAGATACCATAGTTGTGGCCCAGTGGATCCAGGGGTGCCAGCATAGTGTACTCACTGGTGTCATTGTTGACTGCTAGTGGTAGGTGGTTGACCAGGTACTCGTGAAGCATGGAATTTACGCTGGCTCGATGGCAGCTGCCCTGAGGGATGACCTTTACCAGTGTGCGATCCACACGGTCCTGGTCATAGAGCATCCCACTGCACTTGAACTCTAAACAGGCAGATGAGACATTGGGCTGGTCCCTGTCCCGTGTGCTCTTCACATCCCGGATCCCATACAATTTGCCCACTGTCCTCCGGTGGGTGCCTCCCATGTTGCGGGATCGCACATTCACCTCTACAGGCCCTACAATCTTCACCTTGATGTAGCAGGCCCTGAACTCCATTGGCTTGGGCCACCATGCTAGGTAGTCTTCAGTCCAGCTCATAGGGTCGTCCTCGTTGAAGGGGACAGTGTTGTAGTCATAATGATCCCCCTCAATCTGATAGAACCGGAAGTGGGCTGCACTGGGTGGTGCCTCCTCACATGCCCGGAGGTCCTCAAAGGCATAGATGGGCCCATTGCTTTCCTCAGCTGAGTTGGGCCTTGGCTTGGCCATGCTGATCTGGAAAGCTGTCTTCTTAACTCGTGGGTCCTCATGATCTGTCCGACGGTATTTGAGCCTATTGAGATAGGGCTGAGGGACACCAATTGCATTTGGGTTGAATTTAGGGAAAGATTGCACTGCTTCCAGTTCTTCCCCAGCCAGGCTTGCCAAGACATAGGCGGAATAGGCATCAGGGGACTGGTCATCACAGAAGGCAGGCAGACAGGCCCCATTGGGGCCTGTGATGACACTGTCAAAGcggccccaggccctggggttgGACGAGAAGCCAGTTCTGGGCTCCAGGTTGATCACAGAGACCACAACCCCCTGGATCTGCTCACTGGGCAAGAACCTCTCACTCCGGTAGGCTCTAACCTTGATAAAGCACCTCCTGTTTTCTGGGACATCCAGATTAAAGAGCCTCCTTTCACGGATCTCCATGTTGCCCACCAGAAAggttctctcttcccttttgccTCGCCTTTGGCTTTCAAATTCAAAgtcaccttcctcctcccacaACCCTGTATCTGGGTTGAGTGACCAGAGTTTCATTGTGGGCACGTGCTCTGGCATCTTGACCTGGGTTGAGTCAAGGTGGACCTTCACTTTGCCAACATTAAGCGGCTCTGAGGTGGCCTCATCTCTGAAGTCCACAGAGAACATACCATATGTCCGAAGGGGGAAGGTGTCTCCTTCATCGTTGATGAAGTTCAGGTCACTCTGGGCAGCAGTGGCTGTGGAAATATTCCGGGGATCCAGGAAGGTCACACTGGCCTTTACTTTTCCTGTGTAGGGGTCCCCATTCTGCCTGTAGAAACTCTTGGAAGGGATCTCCAGTTCAGCCATAGGGTCTTCTCCAGCCACCTCCCCCAGGGGGATAATGTTGGTGTCCGTGGCCTCCAGTGTGATGGGCTCTTTCTTCCGAAGCATCTTGATCTCATGGAACACTGCACTCCCCTTCTTGTTGAAGGGCAGCACTTTAGTGGTGTTGACAAACTTCTGCATCCTGTCCACAAATGTGAGCACCAACCTCTCTGTGTCCTGGGGAACATGGAGGGTGAAGGTGCCCTTGTAGCCAGTCATGCTCACAC of the Canis lupus familiaris isolate Mischka breed German Shepherd chromosome 30, alternate assembly UU_Cfam_GSD_1.0, whole genome shotgun sequence genome contains:
- the CILP gene encoding cartilage intermediate layer protein 1 isoform X2; this translates as MRIERQQGPAHRRLTSNAWLRDLKLGSSGIQATQKKPTLFAVSRRQKGPGEWTTWFNIDHPGGQGDYERLDAIHFYYGDRVCARPLWLEARTTDWTPAGSTGQVVHGSPHEGFWCLNREQRPGQNCSNYTVRFLCPPGSLRRDTERIWSPWSPWSKCSAACGHTGVQTRTRTCLAETVSLCNEASEEGRLCMDQACTACDLTCPMGQVNADCDACMCQDFMLHGAVSLPGGAPASGATVYLLTKTPKPLTKTDSSGRFRVPGLCPDGKSILKITKAKFAPIMLTMPKTGLKAATVNAEFMRAETPYIVMNPETKARRAGQSVSLCCKATGKPGPDKYFWYHNGTLLDPSLYKHESKLVLRNLQQDQAGEYFCKAQSDAGAVKSQVAQLTVIAADETPCNPTPESYLIRLPHDCFQNATNSFYYDVGHCPVKTCAGQQDNGIRCRDAVEYCCGISKTEEKEIQCSGYTLPTKVAVGCSCQRCTETRSIVRGRVSAADNGEPMRFGHVYMGSNRVSMTGYKGTFTLHVPQDTERLVLTFVDRMQKFVNTTKVLPFNKKGSAVFHEIKMLRKKEPITLEATDTNIIPLGEVAGEDPMAELEIPSKSFYRQNGDPYTGKVKASVTFLDPRNISTATAAQSDLNFINDEGDTFPLRTYGMFSVDFRDEATSEPLNVGKVKVHLDSTQVKMPEHVPTMKLWSLNPDTGLWEEEGDFEFESQRRGKREERTFLVGNMEIRERRLFNLDVPENRRCFIKVRAYRSERFLPSEQIQGVVVSVINLEPRTGFSSNPRAWGRFDSVITGPNGACLPAFCDDQSPDAYSAYVLASLAGEELEAVQSFPKFNPNAIGVPQPYLNRLKYRRTDHEDPRVKKTAFQISMAKPRPNSAEESNGPIYAFEDLRACEEAPPSAAHFRFYQIEGDHYDYNTVPFNEDDPMSWTEDYLAWWPKPMEFRACYIKVKIVGPVEVNVRSRNMGGTHRRTVGKLYGIRDVKSTRDRDQPNVSSACLEFKCSGMLYDQDRVDRTLVKVIPQGSCHRASVNSMLHEYLVNHLPLAVNNDTSEYTMLAPLDPLGHNYGIYTVTDQDPRTAKEIALGRCFDGTSDGSSRVMKSNVGVALTFNCVERQVGRQSAFQYLQSPPSRPPATSTVRGRVSSRRQQRASRGGQRG
- the CILP gene encoding cartilage intermediate layer protein 1 isoform X1, whose amino-acid sequence is MFPRGPGGKMVGTKAWLFFFLVLEVTSVLGRQMMLTQSVRRVQPGRRTSNIFAKLVNSLESPGEWTTWFNIDHPGGQGDYERLDAIHFYYGDRVCARPLWLEARTTDWTPAGSTGQVVHGSPHEGFWCLNREQRPGQNCSNYTVRFLCPPGSLRRDTERIWSPWSPWSKCSAACGHTGVQTRTRTCLAETVSLCNEASEEGRLCMDQACTACDLTCPMGQVNADCDACMCQDFMLHGAVSLPGGAPASGATVYLLTKTPKPLTKTDSSGRFRVPGLCPDGKSILKITKAKFAPIMLTMPKTGLKAATVNAEFMRAETPYIVMNPETKARRAGQSVSLCCKATGKPGPDKYFWYHNGTLLDPSLYKHESKLVLRNLQQDQAGEYFCKAQSDAGAVKSQVAQLTVIAADETPCNPTPESYLIRLPHDCFQNATNSFYYDVGHCPVKTCAGQQDNGIRCRDAVEYCCGISKTEEKEIQCSGYTLPTKVAVGCSCQRCTETRSIVRGRVSAADNGEPMRFGHVYMGSNRVSMTGYKGTFTLHVPQDTERLVLTFVDRMQKFVNTTKVLPFNKKGSAVFHEIKMLRKKEPITLEATDTNIIPLGEVAGEDPMAELEIPSKSFYRQNGDPYTGKVKASVTFLDPRNISTATAAQSDLNFINDEGDTFPLRTYGMFSVDFRDEATSEPLNVGKVKVHLDSTQVKMPEHVPTMKLWSLNPDTGLWEEEGDFEFESQRRGKREERTFLVGNMEIRERRLFNLDVPENRRCFIKVRAYRSERFLPSEQIQGVVVSVINLEPRTGFSSNPRAWGRFDSVITGPNGACLPAFCDDQSPDAYSAYVLASLAGEELEAVQSFPKFNPNAIGVPQPYLNRLKYRRTDHEDPRVKKTAFQISMAKPRPNSAEESNGPIYAFEDLRACEEAPPSAAHFRFYQIEGDHYDYNTVPFNEDDPMSWTEDYLAWWPKPMEFRACYIKVKIVGPVEVNVRSRNMGGTHRRTVGKLYGIRDVKSTRDRDQPNVSSACLEFKCSGMLYDQDRVDRTLVKVIPQGSCHRASVNSMLHEYLVNHLPLAVNNDTSEYTMLAPLDPLGHNYGIYTVTDQDPRTAKEIALGRCFDGTSDGSSRVMKSNVGVALTFNCVERQVGRQSAFQYLQSPPSRPPATSTVRGRVSSRRQQRASRGGQRG